From the genome of Bordetella sp. H567, one region includes:
- a CDS encoding amino acid ABC transporter permease → MNAFSGWDIIRNLLLALPWTLALSAIAFVGGSLLAVAMLVLRLWKPATLGRAVGWYVQLFQGTPLLMQLFLTYFGLALVGVETTPLSAATVCLIFYACAYLTETWYGCVRSIPPGQWEASASLALNLREQLVHVIFPQTFRMAVPPTVGLLVQIIKNTSLASVVGFVELTRAGQMIANVTYEPFVVYGLVSLIYFAICFPCSLLGRRLERRTRIQY, encoded by the coding sequence ATGAACGCGTTCTCGGGCTGGGACATCATCCGCAATCTGCTGTTGGCGCTACCCTGGACGCTGGCGCTGTCCGCGATCGCGTTCGTGGGCGGTTCGCTGCTGGCCGTGGCGATGCTGGTGCTGCGGCTGTGGAAACCCGCGACGCTGGGCCGCGCGGTGGGCTGGTATGTGCAGCTGTTCCAGGGCACGCCGCTGCTGATGCAGCTGTTCCTGACGTATTTCGGGCTGGCACTGGTGGGCGTGGAGACCACGCCGCTGTCGGCCGCGACGGTGTGCCTGATCTTCTATGCCTGCGCGTATCTGACCGAGACATGGTACGGCTGCGTGCGGTCGATTCCGCCGGGACAGTGGGAGGCATCGGCCAGCCTGGCGCTGAACCTGCGCGAGCAGCTGGTGCACGTGATTTTCCCCCAGACTTTCCGCATGGCGGTTCCGCCCACGGTGGGCTTGCTGGTGCAGATCATCAAGAATACGTCGCTGGCGTCGGTAGTGGGATTCGTGGAGCTGACTCGCGCCGGCCAGATGATCGCCAATGTGACGTACGAGCCTTTCGTGGTGTATGGGCTGGTGTCGCTGATCTATTTCGCGATCTGCTTTCCGTGTTCGCTGCTGGGGCGGCGTCTGGAAAGACGAACGCGCATCCAATACTGA
- a CDS encoding amino acid ABC transporter permease translates to MLQFSDVLAAWPMFLDGLAFTVFLTLVSCTLGTLLGIACAGARLHGGPVTRSIVACYVEFFRNTPFLAQIFFIFFGLPSVGLKLGSTSAALLSLTLNLGAYACEIVRAGLEATPRGQIEAAESLALSRWQIFTRVVVPPALARIWPGLTSQLVIMMLASALCSQISTAELSYVANFIAGKTFRNFESYIVVTAVYLGLAIALRALLAWLGPRWIFGRLPVGALK, encoded by the coding sequence ATGCTGCAATTTTCCGATGTGCTGGCCGCCTGGCCCATGTTCCTGGATGGGCTGGCCTTTACCGTATTCCTGACGTTGGTGTCGTGCACGCTGGGCACGCTGCTGGGGATCGCCTGCGCGGGGGCGCGCTTGCACGGCGGGCCGGTCACGCGGTCCATCGTGGCCTGTTACGTGGAGTTCTTCCGCAATACGCCGTTCCTGGCGCAGATATTCTTCATTTTCTTCGGCCTGCCGTCGGTGGGCCTGAAGCTGGGAAGCACCAGCGCGGCGCTGCTGTCGCTGACCTTGAACCTGGGCGCCTACGCCTGCGAGATCGTGCGCGCCGGCCTGGAAGCCACGCCGCGCGGCCAGATCGAGGCCGCCGAATCCCTGGCCTTGAGCCGCTGGCAGATCTTCACGCGCGTGGTGGTGCCGCCTGCGTTGGCGCGTATCTGGCCCGGGCTGACCAGCCAATTGGTGATCATGATGCTGGCCTCCGCGCTGTGCAGCCAGATATCGACGGCGGAGCTGTCCTATGTGGCGAATTTCATCGCGGGCAAGACCTTCCGAAATTTCGAGTCGTACATCGTGGTGACCGCGGTCTATCTGGGCCTGGCCATCGCGTTGCGCGCGCTGCTGGCGTGGCTGGGCCCGCGCTGGATCTTCGGGCGCCTGCCCGTGGGCGCGCTCAAATGA
- a CDS encoding MmgE/PrpD family protein: MQREDDASARIARWVASLRADAMPPSVRARARGCLIDTVGVALAGSATAAARHARALVDEAAPDGPCTALGASRRYDACGAAFANGTAAHAQDFDDNCYAGFVHGSAVIVPALLAVGERQGATGADAVSAYVAGAECEYAVGAATRSRLYERGWWTTGVLGPIGASMAAAWLLKLDEARTRAALGLAVASAGGMKACFGSDAKPLGAGHAARAGVAGALLAAHGASGPDRALEGDNGLAALFNEGILDDDRIGVLGRQWYLEQPGVDVKRIPVCLSSHAAADAVAELVAEHGVAAQDIEEIVCDVPPIVLANLKYEVPGSPREAQFSMPFAIAVTLLHGAVQLRHLCAEVLADPALLTLMARVRQYSGERWRDARLRERAPEGAAVRVRLRDGRTLERFRAVARGGASDALSDTELGGKFRDCADPVLGASRAAALLVNLQAMDGRTPLRTLLRGAAGALPA, encoded by the coding sequence ATGCAACGTGAAGACGATGCAAGTGCGCGCATCGCGCGCTGGGTGGCGTCGCTGCGGGCCGATGCGATGCCACCGTCCGTGCGCGCCCGCGCGCGCGGCTGCCTGATCGATACGGTGGGCGTGGCGCTGGCGGGCTCGGCCACGGCGGCGGCGCGGCACGCCCGCGCCCTGGTCGATGAAGCGGCGCCGGATGGGCCTTGTACCGCGCTGGGCGCCAGCCGCCGCTACGATGCCTGTGGGGCGGCCTTCGCCAACGGCACGGCGGCGCACGCCCAGGATTTCGACGACAACTGCTACGCGGGCTTCGTGCACGGCTCGGCCGTCATCGTGCCGGCCTTGCTTGCCGTGGGCGAACGCCAGGGCGCGACCGGCGCGGACGCCGTCAGCGCCTACGTGGCGGGCGCCGAGTGCGAATACGCGGTGGGCGCCGCCACGCGTTCACGGTTGTACGAACGCGGCTGGTGGACGACGGGCGTGCTGGGGCCGATCGGGGCCAGCATGGCGGCGGCCTGGCTGTTGAAGCTGGACGAAGCGCGTACCCGCGCGGCCCTGGGCCTGGCGGTGGCCAGCGCCGGCGGCATGAAGGCCTGCTTCGGCTCGGATGCGAAGCCGCTGGGCGCCGGCCACGCGGCCAGGGCTGGCGTGGCGGGCGCGCTGCTGGCCGCCCACGGCGCATCCGGTCCGGACCGCGCGCTGGAAGGCGATAACGGCCTGGCCGCCCTGTTCAACGAGGGCATCCTCGACGACGACCGCATTGGCGTGCTGGGTCGGCAATGGTACCTGGAGCAGCCGGGCGTGGACGTCAAGCGCATTCCCGTCTGCCTGTCCTCGCACGCCGCCGCGGACGCGGTGGCGGAACTGGTGGCCGAACACGGCGTGGCCGCGCAGGACATCGAGGAGATCGTTTGCGATGTGCCCCCCATCGTCCTGGCGAACCTGAAGTACGAGGTACCCGGGTCGCCGCGCGAAGCGCAGTTCAGCATGCCCTTCGCGATCGCGGTGACCTTGCTCCACGGCGCGGTGCAATTGCGCCATCTGTGCGCCGAGGTGCTGGCGGATCCGGCGTTGCTGACATTGATGGCGCGGGTCAGGCAGTACAGCGGGGAGCGGTGGCGGGACGCCCGTCTGCGCGAGCGGGCGCCCGAAGGCGCCGCGGTGCGCGTGCGCCTGCGCGATGGGCGCACGCTGGAGCGGTTTCGCGCCGTGGCGCGGGGCGGCGCGAGCGATGCGCTTTCCGATACCGAACTGGGCGGCAAATTCCGCGACTGCGCGGACCCGGTGCTGGGTGCGTCCCGCGCGGCCGCGCTGCTGGTGAACCTGCAAGCCATGGATGGAAGAACCCCGCTGCGCACCCTGCTGCGCGGCGCCGCTGGCGCGCTGCCTGCCTGA
- a CDS encoding transporter substrate-binding domain-containing protein: MKLKLFAMAVIGFAASLSALPASAQDALSTIMARKSIRVAVPTDYPPFGFVGNDMQPQGMDIDMARLIAEKLGVKLELVPVTAPNRVAYLQTKKTDLTISSLGKTAERAKVIDFSIAYSPFFDAVFGAKGLKASSYEDLKGKVISVTRGSMQDEELQRLAPGAEVKRFEDNNSTIAAFLSGQTQLFASGTAVASAIQQKNPSADLELKVVLANAPCYVGVGKGETQLLDKVNAIIRQARQDGTIDKLSRKWLGAPAGDLPD; encoded by the coding sequence ATGAAACTCAAACTCTTCGCCATGGCCGTCATCGGCTTCGCCGCGTCGCTGTCGGCGCTGCCCGCGTCCGCCCAGGATGCCCTGTCCACCATCATGGCGCGCAAGTCGATACGCGTGGCCGTGCCCACCGACTATCCTCCCTTCGGCTTCGTGGGCAACGATATGCAGCCGCAGGGCATGGATATCGATATGGCGCGCCTGATCGCCGAAAAACTGGGCGTGAAGCTGGAACTGGTGCCCGTCACGGCGCCCAACCGCGTCGCCTACCTGCAAACCAAGAAAACCGACCTGACGATTTCCTCGCTGGGCAAGACGGCGGAACGCGCCAAGGTGATCGATTTCAGCATCGCCTATTCGCCTTTCTTCGACGCGGTGTTCGGCGCGAAGGGACTGAAGGCCAGCAGCTATGAAGACCTGAAGGGCAAGGTCATCTCGGTGACGCGCGGCTCGATGCAGGACGAGGAATTGCAGCGGCTGGCGCCGGGCGCCGAGGTCAAGCGCTTCGAGGACAACAACAGCACCATCGCGGCTTTCCTGTCGGGACAGACGCAGCTGTTCGCCAGCGGTACCGCGGTCGCGTCCGCGATCCAGCAGAAGAACCCGTCCGCCGACCTGGAGCTGAAGGTCGTGCTGGCCAACGCTCCCTGTTATGTCGGGGTCGGCAAAGGCGAAACGCAGCTGCTGGACAAGGTGAATGCCATTATTCGCCAGGCCAGGCAGGACGGCACCATCGACAAGCTGTCGCGCAAGTGGCTGGGCGCGCCCGCGGGCGATCTGCCGGATTGA
- a CDS encoding RidA family protein: protein MAHTRIRKFNTRATYPEQKLDNDLCQAVVARGTFVFLRGQIGQDLDTSESVCIGDVAGQTEQAMKNIDMLLKEAGSALDHICKLTIYISDPRYREDVYRVVGRWLKGVFPVSTGIVVSAFARPEYMVEVDATAVIPD, encoded by the coding sequence ATGGCACACACACGCATCCGTAAATTCAATACCCGCGCCACGTATCCGGAACAGAAGCTGGACAACGATCTCTGCCAGGCGGTGGTCGCGCGCGGCACCTTCGTTTTCCTGCGCGGACAGATCGGCCAGGACCTGGATACCTCCGAATCGGTATGCATCGGGGACGTAGCGGGCCAGACGGAGCAGGCGATGAAGAATATCGACATGCTGCTCAAGGAGGCCGGCAGCGCGCTGGACCACATCTGCAAGCTGACGATCTATATCTCGGACCCGCGCTATCGCGAGGATGTCTATCGCGTGGTGGGGCGTTGGCTGAAAGGGGTGTTTCCCGTCTCCACGGGCATCGTGGTAAGCGCCTTCGCGCGCCCCGAGTACATGGTGGAGGTGGACGCCACCGCGGTTATCCCCGATTGA
- a CDS encoding agmatinase: protein METLTVPPRTGHKSLLYSELVTDLENLRADIAILGMPFGSAYGPHSFTNDQTRAPQTIRDLTDRLVRAPEHYDFDIDGPLLQGRTDIRFVDCGDVLPDLTKPGDHYRRCELAVRHILQGGGLPIVLGGDHGITTPVLRGYDQHGPITLVHVDAHLDWREEVNGVRDGLSSPIRRASELPYVKHIVQIGLRAQGSGRPADYEAARRYGADLITAYELHDVGMQAVLDRIPDGGNYYLSIDADGMDAAVMPAVDGPAPGGVTFVQARKLIHGLVKKGRVVGMDIVEIQPSKDNAAMLTCVTAGRLIVNLIGASIRAGYFDRK, encoded by the coding sequence ATGGAAACCCTTACTGTCCCGCCGCGTACCGGTCACAAGAGCCTGCTGTATTCCGAGCTGGTCACCGATCTGGAAAACCTGCGCGCCGATATCGCCATACTGGGCATGCCCTTCGGATCGGCCTACGGCCCGCATTCCTTTACCAACGACCAGACTCGCGCGCCGCAGACGATACGCGACTTGACCGACCGCCTGGTGCGGGCGCCCGAGCACTACGACTTCGACATCGACGGGCCGCTGCTGCAAGGCCGCACGGACATCCGCTTCGTCGATTGCGGCGACGTGCTGCCCGACCTGACCAAGCCCGGTGACCACTACCGGCGCTGCGAGCTGGCGGTGCGCCACATCCTGCAGGGCGGCGGGCTGCCTATCGTGCTGGGCGGCGATCATGGCATCACCACGCCGGTGCTGCGCGGCTACGACCAGCATGGTCCCATCACCCTGGTCCACGTCGATGCCCACCTGGACTGGCGCGAGGAGGTCAACGGCGTGCGCGACGGGTTGTCCAGCCCTATCCGCCGCGCGTCGGAGCTGCCCTATGTGAAGCACATCGTGCAGATCGGCCTGCGCGCCCAGGGCAGCGGCCGGCCCGCCGACTACGAGGCGGCGCGCCGCTATGGCGCGGACCTGATCACGGCCTACGAATTGCACGACGTCGGCATGCAGGCGGTGCTGGACCGCATTCCCGACGGCGGCAACTATTACCTGAGCATCGATGCCGACGGCATGGACGCGGCCGTCATGCCCGCTGTCGACGGGCCCGCGCCCGGCGGCGTGACCTTCGTGCAGGCGCGCAAGCTGATACACGGCCTGGTGAAGAAGGGCCGCGTCGTCGGCATGGACATCGTGGAAATCCAGCCGTCCAAGGACAACGCCGCCATGCTGACCTGCGTGACCGCCGGTCGGCTGATCGTCAACCTGATCGGCGCCTCCATCCGCGCCGGCTATTTCGACCGCAAGTGA